A region of Silurus meridionalis isolate SWU-2019-XX chromosome 15, ASM1480568v1, whole genome shotgun sequence DNA encodes the following proteins:
- the si:dkey-22f5.9 gene encoding liver-expressed antimicrobial peptide 2-like — protein sequence MQKFNLKITILYLLALIFTLHQASGAPTQTHEDTLGIEQSDTVLHRNARMTPLWRILSSKPHGAYCHDHIECSTGLCRNGFCSFDEPVHS from the exons ATGCAGAAGTTCAACCTAAAAATAACCATATTGTACCTTCTGGCTTTAATTTTCACATTGCACCAG GCCTCTGGTGCACCAACACAAACGCATGAAGATACATTAGGTATAGAGCAGTCAGACACTGTACTGCACCGCAACGCTCGTATGACTCCTCTCTGGAGAATCCTGTCCAGTAAACCACATGGTGCTTACTGTCACGACCATATCGAGTGCTCAACAGGACTCTGCAG GAATGGCTTTTGCTCTTTTGATGAACCTGTTCATTCCTAA
- the phka1b gene encoding phosphorylase b kinase regulatory subunit alpha, skeletal muscle isoform translates to MRSRSNSGVKLDNYARMVHKTILCHQNPVTGLLPGSADLPHAWVRDNVYSILSVWGMSLAYRKNADRDEDKAKAYEMEQTVVKLMRSLLQCLMRQLEKVEKFKYSKSTADCLHAKYDTRTCATVVGDQEWGHLQVDATSIFLLFLAQMTASGLNIVYTRDEVDVVQNLMFYIETAYKVADFGMWERGDKTNQGIPEINASSIGMAKAALEALDGLNLFGAKGGPESVVHALADDIQRCQSILSSMLPRASTSKEVDAGVLSIISYPAFAVEDIDIVNTTKEEIISRLQGRYGCCRFLRDGHKTPKEDPNRLYYESSELKLFENIECEWPLFWTYLILDGIFINSPEQVQEYRDALDAILIKGKDGVRFVPELYSVPLDKVDEEYINPHTVERVPLGNCPLKWAQSLYILGNLLAEGFLAPGEIDPLNRRLSTIPKPNVVVQVSILAETEGIKQLLQDQGIESQTMEDIHPIRVQPSRVLSHIYARLGRNQRLGLTGRPYRSIGVLGTSKFYIIRNTIFSFTPQFIDHQHFYLALDNKMIVEMLRTDFSYLCSHWRMTGRPTVTFPISQSMLTNNGKEIDPAVLATLKKLQDGYYGGARVKTGKLDSFLDTSCCTHLTFMDCEVDDLAEYLDQLLAIPQQSPIRTAKGGLNRFRAAANKTREMLSLVHKAKVLNIHNVSLYLPTNLFRDPPVLHHSTKEIQVEVPASVNLPRDVHGGIDYLALVQMLKQSQNLQDQADILYIFYKDKGMDWDTNLHGKGWTVKRLLSDLYEKAGSLRHWGLVRMVCGLLRRKVEELDEACTDLLAHQKHLTVGLPPEPREKTISAPMPPDKLARLIDEASENNLTIAILTQEIMVYLAMCIRTQPKLFSEMFRLRIGLIIQVMATELAQSLSCSGEEATESLMNLSPFELKNLLLQILSGKEFRVQRSVRSAGTGISPAISIQDKSKSGSAKGQLIASSQLKHDLKLPLSVHSLDIDNIESGRYRLPCIESFQGALGATVQGSTQGQWLRRRRLDGALNRVPIGFYQKVWKILQKCHGLSIEGCVLSSSITKEMTPGEIKFAVRVESVLNRVSQPEYRQLLVEAILVLTMLAEVDINSIGDIIHVEKIVHMASDMFYKDQKDLGADDTLLERDQSNGICRLLYDSSPSGRFGSMTYLSKAVAVYVDEFLPTGACSLQ, encoded by the exons ATGAGGAGTCGCAGTAATTCAGGAGTAAAGCTTGACAATTATGCAAGAATGGTCCATAAAACAATTCTCTGTCACCAG AATCCGGTAACAGGGTTACTACCAGGAAGTGCTGATCTCCCACATGCCTGGGTCCGAGACAATGTGTACAGCATCCTGTCTGTGTGGGGTATGAGTCTGGCCTACAGGAAGAACGCAGACCGAGATGAGGATAAGGCCAAAGCTTATGAAATGGAGCAG ACCGTAGTAAAGCTTATGCGGAGCTTGCTGCAGTGTCTGATGAGGCAG ctggagaaggtggagaagttcaagTACAGCAAGAGCACTGCAGACTGCCTGCATGCCAAGTATGACACAAGAACATGTGCTACTGTGGTCGGCGATCAAGAATGGGGTCATTTACAGGTGGACGCTACATCCATCTTTCTGCTGTTCCTGGCTCAAATGACAGCTTCAG GGCTAAACATTGTGTACACACGCGACGAGGTCGATGTTGTCCAGAATCTTATGTTCTACATTGAAACAGCATACAAAGTAGCA GATTTTGGAATGTGGGAGCGAGGGGACAAGACAAATCAAGGAATCCCAGAAATCAATGCTAGTTCTATCGGAATGGCTAAG GCAGCCCTTGAGGCCTTGGATGGATTAAACCTTTTTGGTGCCAAAGGTGGGCCAGAGTCTGTTGTTCACGCTTTGGCTGATGACATACAGCGCTGCCAA TCGATCCTCAGTTCCATGCTGCCAAGAGCCTCTACTTCTAAAGAGGTGGATGCTGGAGTCCTTTCCATCATCTCCTACCCAGCGTTTGCAGTTGAGGACATTGACATTGTTAACACTACTAAGGAGGAGATCATCTCAAGACTGCAG GGCAGATACGGATGCTGTCGTTTTCTTAGAGATGGCCACAAAACCCCGAAAGAG GACCCAAATCGTTTATACTATGAGTCATCAGAGCTGAAGCTCTTTGAGAATATTGAGTGTGAATGGCCGCTGTTTTGGACTTACCTCATCCTTGATGGAATTTTTATCAACAGCCCTGAGCAG GTACAGGAGTATCGAGATGCCTTAGATGCAATTCTGATCAAAGGGAAAGATGGAGTGCGTTTTGTTCCTGAGCTTTACAGTGTTCCTCTGGATAAG gtGGATGAAGAATATATCAATCCCCATACTGTGGAACGAGTGCCACTGGGCAATTGTCCATTGAAATGGGCCCAGTCTCTGTACATATTGGGTAATCTGTTGGCAGAG GGTTTTCTAGCACCTGGAGAGATAGACCCCCTTAACAGACGTTTGTCCACCATACCCAAGCCTAATGTTGTGGTTCAGG TGTCAATTCTGGCAGAAACAGAGGGCATTAAACAGCTTCTGCAAGACCAGGGCATCGAATCTCAGACCATGGAGGACATTCATCCAATCAGAGTTCAGCCTTCTAGAGTTCTTAGTCACATCTATGCCAGACTTG GACGTAATCAGAGACTAGGTTTGACCGGGAGGCCATACCGCAGTATTGGTGTACTGGGGACATCCAAATTCTATATCATACGCAACACCATATTTTCCTTTACACCCCAA tttATAGATCATCAACATTTTTACCTGGCCCTGGATAACAAAATGATTGTGGAAATGCTCCGTACTGATTTCTCCTACCTTTGTTCACACTGGAGGATGACCGGAAGGCCTACTGTCACTTTTCCAATCTCTCAAAGCATGCTTA CTAATAATGGCAAAGAAATTGATCCTGCAGTACTAGCTACTTTAAAAAAGCTGCAAGATGGCTACTACGGTGGGGCAAG AGTGAAGACTGGGAAACTGGACTCATTCCTGGATACATCCTGTTGCACTCACCTCACGTTTATGGATTGTG AGGTGGACGACTTGGCAGAGTATCTCGATCAGCTACTTGCCATTCCCCAGCAGAGTCCCATCCGCACTGCTAAAGGAGGACTCAACCGCTTTAGAGCTGCAGCGAATAAAACTCGAGAGATGCTCTCTTTGGTGCACAAAGCCAAAGTGCTGAACATACATA ATGTGAGTCTGTATCTCCCAACGAATTTGTTCCGTGACCCACCAGTGCTCCACCATTCAACTAAAGAAATTCAG GTCGAAGTTCCTGCTTCAGTGAATCTACCCAGAGATGTGCACGGTGGAATTGATTATCTAGCCCTGGTGCAGATGCTGAAACAATCCCAAAACCTTCAAGATCAGGCTGATATCCTGTACATCTTTTATAAGGACAA AGGTATGGACTGGGATACCAACCTGCATGGAAAAGGCTGGACGGTAAAGCGACTCCTGAGTGACTTGTATGAGAAAGCAGGCAGCCTGAGACACTGGGGACTTGTCCGGATGGTCTGTGGCTTGCTCCGCAGGAAAGTGGAAGAACTAGATGAG GCTTGCACAGATTTGCTTGCTCATCAGAAGCACTTGACAGTGGGTCTTCCTCCTGAGCCTCGAGAGAAAACCATATCAGC CCCCATGCCTCCAGACAAGCTGGCCAGGCTTATTGATGAGGCGAGTGAGAATAATCTCACGATTGCAATCCTCACTCAG GAGATTATGGTGTATCTGGCCATGTGTATTAGAACGCAGCCGAAACTTTTCAGTGAAATGTTCCGGCTTCGCATTGGCCTCATTATCCAGGTCATGGCCACTGAACTGGCACAGTCACTCAGCTGCTCTG GTGAAGAGGCTACTGAAAGTCTGATGAACTTGAGTCCATTTGAACTGAAGAATCTTCTCCTTCAGATCCTCAGCGGCAAAGAGTTTCGAGTGCAGAGAAGTG TCCGCTCAGCTGGAACTGGAATAAGTCCAGCCATTTCTATTCAAGACAAGAGCAAATCCGGTTCTGCAAAAGGTCAATTAATAGCAAGCTCACAGCTCAAGCATGACCTTAAACtg cCCTTATCGGTGCATTCCTTGGATATTGACAACATCGAGTCAGGG AGGTATAGACTTCCATGCATTGAGTCATTTCAAGGGGCTTTGGGAGCTACAGTGCAGGGCAGCACACAAGGCCAGTGGCTTCGCCGTCGTCGATTAGATGGAGCTCTGAATAGAGTGCCTATTGGTTTCTACCAGAAGGTCTGGAAAATCCTACAAAAG TGTCATGGACTGTCTATTGAAGGGTGTGTCCTTTCATCATCAATTACAAAAGAG ATGACTCCCGGTGAGATCAAGTTTGCTGTACGCGTGGAAAGTGTGCTGAACCGTGTCTCACAGCCTGAGTACAGGCAGCTGCTTGTGGAGGCAATCCTAGTCCTGACCATGCTGGCTGAAGTGGACATCAATAGCATAGGAGACATCATTCATGTGGAAAAGATTGTGCACATGGCCAGCGACATGTTCTACAAAGATCAG AAAGACTTGGGAGCAGATGATACACTTCTGGAAAGGGATCAGTCCAACGGTATCTGCAGGTTACTTTATGACAGCTCACCCAGTGGCCGGTTTGGGAGCATGACCTACCTGTCTAAAGCTGTAGCTGTGTATGTTGATGAATTCTTGCCAACTGGGGCCTGCTCGCTTCAGTGA